The following coding sequences are from one Calypte anna isolate BGI_N300 chromosome 18, bCalAnn1_v1.p, whole genome shotgun sequence window:
- the TRIM47 gene encoding E3 ubiquitin-protein ligase TRIM47, translating to METAPGSAPSSSAVAFRLALAAPGLPDGPFGCPICLDLLKDPVTVPCGHNFCQGCLGALRQRPGPPDGSGGAGGAARCPLCQEPVPATLRLCKNRALCEVLAAATAGLSPPSPPSAGSPMAPGAEEEEDAAGEEGTTVLCDVCPAGSRAAAARSCLVCLASFCGAHLEPHRRAPAFRAHRLVAPLRRLEEGLCPRHLQPLDGFCRTEQTCVCARCRTHEHRAHDVVPLEREREHKEAQKAKFLSDVENKLEELSVTIAQAKKMVELIKSTATKEREKVKKLFAEASEVLETFQKEVAGFIKDGECSMLGEAEADLCWKEERRTKLAQCKQNLENVPSTDTIYFLQEFQALKVAMEENLSPALSFQKELNFTKCAQAVGAVKDVLSAACKKQWDHLQKGIDEFIEEVVPAKSPSPEKLNNPACLESRDYFLKFAFIIDLDSDTADKFIQLFGTKGAKRVLSPIPYPESPTRFINCEQVLGVNLMNRGNYYWEVELIDGWVSMGVIVEDFDPEESYNRGRLGRNEQSCCLQWNGQNYVAWFGGFESVIQQPFFQTIGVFLEYSEKALTFYGVKDSKMTCLQHLKASPFAKGQFDPFQNKINQQFSFLFLHKLKPAFFLESVDAHLQIGPLKKDCVSVLKRR from the exons ATGGAGACCGCGCCCGGGAGCGCCCCGTCCTCCTCCGCCGTGGCGTTCCGGCTGGCGCTGGCTGCTCCCGGGCTGCCCGACGGTCCCTTCGGCTGCCCCATCTGCCTCGATTTGCTAAAGGACCCGGTGACCGTCCCCTGTGGGCACAACTTctgccagggctgcctggggGCACTCCGCCAGCGGCCGGGCCCCCCCGACGgcagcggcggggcgggcggggctGCCCGTTGCCCGCTCTGCCAGGAGCCCGTCCCCGCCACATTGCGGCTCTGCAAGAACCGAGCCCTCTGCGAGGTGCTGGCAGCCGCCACCGCCGGTTTGTCTCCTCCGTCCCCACCCTCCGCCGGATCCCCCATGGCCCCGGGAGccgaggaagaggaggatgcaGCGGGGGAGGAAGGAACGACGGTGCTGTGCGATGTCTGCCCGGCGGGATCgagggcggcggcggcgcggtCCTGCCTGGTCTGCCTGGCCTCCTTCTGCGGGGCCCACCTGGAGCCCCACCGCCGCGCCCCCGCCTTCCGTGCCCACCGCCTGGTAGCCCCTCTGCGGCGTCTGGAGGAGGGGCTCTGCCCCCGCCACCTCCAGCCCCTCGACGGCTTCTGCCGCACCGAGCAAACCTGCGTCTGCGCCCGCTGCCGCACACACGAGCATCGCGCACACGACGTGGTGCCCCTGGAGCGGGAGCGAGAGCACAAGGAG gcccaaaaagccaaattcCTCAGTGATGTGGAGAACAAGCTGGAGGAGCTGTCAGTCACCATTGCACAGGCCAAGAAGATGGTGGAACTCATTAAG AGCACTGCCAcgaaggagagagaaaaagtcaAGAAGCTTTTTGCAGAAGCCTCTGAGGTCCTGGAGACCTTCCAAAAGGAAGTGGCTGGTTTCATCAAGGATGGGGAGTGCTCCATGCTGGGGGAGGCTGAGGCTGATCTCTGCTGGAAGGAGGAGAGGCGAACCAAGTTGGCCCAGTGCAAGCAAAACCTGGAGAACGTCCCCAGCACTGACACCATCTACTTCCTCCAG GAATTTCAGGCCTTAAAAGTAGCCATGGAAGAAAACCTCTCCCCGGCTCTGAGCTTCCAGAAGGAGCTGAACTTCACCAAATGTGCCCAAGCCGTGGGTGCTGTGAAGGATGTGCTGTCTGCTGCCTGCAAAAAGCAGTGGGACCACTTGCAGAAAGGAATTGATGAGTTCATTGAGGAGGTTGTGCCAG CCAAGTCCCCATCTCCAGAGAAGTTGAACAATCCTGCCTGCCTGGAGAGCCGTGATTACTTCCTGAAAT TTGCCTTCATCATTGACCTGGACAGTGACACAGCTGACAAGTTCATCCAGCTGTTTGGCACCAAAGGAGCCAAGCGAGTGCTTAGTCCCATCCCCTACCCAGAGAGCCCGACCAGGTTCATCAACTGCGAGCAGGTGCTGGGTGTTAACCTCATGAACCGGGGCAACTACTACTGGGAGGTGGAGCTCATTGATGGATGGGTCAGCATGGGTGTCATTGTTGAGGACTTTGACCCTGAGGAGTCCTACAACCGCGGTCGCCTGGGGAGGAACGAGcagtcctgctgcctgcagtggaACGGACAGAACTATGTGGCCTGGTTTGGTGGATTCGAGTCCGTCATCCAGCAGCCATTTTTCCAAACAATTGGGGTCTTCCTGGAATATTCAGAGAAAGCCCTGACCTTCTATGGAGTCAAGGACTCCAAGATGacctgcctgcagcacctcaAGGCCTCTCCTTTTGCCAAGGGTCAGTTTGACCCATTCCAGAACAAGATCAACCAGcaattctcctttcttttcttgcacAAGCTGAAACCAGCCTTCTTCCTGGAGAGTGTTGATGCCCACCTGCAGATTGGGCCTCTGAAGAAAGATTGTGTTTCAGTGCTCAAGCGTAGGTAA
- the WBP2 gene encoding WW domain-binding protein 2: MALNRNHSEGGGVIVNNSENVLMTYDHIEITFSDIEPMQDAFKGTKKGSVFLTPYRVIFVSKGKDAMQSFVMPFYLLKDCEIKQPVFGANYIKGTVKAEAGGGWEGSATFKMSFLAGGAIEFGQRMLQVASQVSRGEIPNGAYGYSYMPNGSYAYVPAAANGGFPYPPPPPEFYPGPPGAGGDMGYMQLPPPPYPGPMEPPASGPDLPATPAAEAKAAEAAASAYYSPVNPHNVYMPTDQPPPPPYFPPEDKKNQ, translated from the exons ATGGCGCTGAACAGGAACCACTCGGAGGGCGGCGGCGTCATCGTGAACAACAGCGAGAA tgttttgatGACCTATGATCACATAGAAATTACCTTCAGTGACATTGAACCTATGCAAGATGCCTTCAAAGGGACCAAGAAAGGGAGTGTTTTCTTGACTCCCTACCGA gttaTCTTTGTATCAAAGGGAAAGGATGCTATGCAATCTTTTGTGATGCCCTTTTATTTGTTGAAAGATTGTGAGATTAAGCAACCTGTCTTTGGAGCAAATTATATCAAGGGTACAGtgaaagcagaggcaggag GTGGCTGGGAAGGATCTGCCACATTCAAGATGTCCTTTTTAGCTGGGGGTGCCATCGAGTTTGGGCAGCGCATGCTGCAGGTGGCATCACAAG tcTCCAGAGGTGAAATACCCAACGGAGCTTATGGCTATTCCTATATGCCAAATGGATCCTATGCTTATGTACCAGCTGCAGCTAATGGGGGCTTTCCAtacccaccacctcctcctg AGTTTTACCCTGGCCCTCCAGGGGCGGGTGGGGACATGGGTTACATGCAGCTTCCACCACCCCCATACCCAGGGCCCATGGAACCCCCTGCCAGTGGTCCTGACCTGCCTGCCACTCCTGCAG ctgAAGCAAAggctgctgaagctgctgccaGTGCTTACTACAGCCCAGTCAACCCACACAATGTCTATATGCCCACA